In Janthinobacterium sp. J1-1, a single genomic region encodes these proteins:
- the msrB gene encoding peptide-methionine (R)-S-oxide reductase MsrB, translating into MTTNKVQKTDAEWRAMLDTMQYQVTRHAATERAFTGKFWDHHEHGIYTCICCNTPLFASDTKFDSGCGWPSYFEALDPANVTEIVDRTHGMVRTEIVCAVCDAHLGHVFPDGPPPTGLRYCINSASLRFDPQP; encoded by the coding sequence ATGACCACCAATAAAGTACAAAAAACCGACGCCGAATGGCGCGCCATGCTCGACACCATGCAATACCAGGTGACGCGCCATGCGGCCACCGAACGCGCTTTCACGGGCAAGTTCTGGGACCACCATGAGCACGGCATCTACACCTGCATCTGCTGCAATACGCCGCTGTTCGCCTCCGATACCAAGTTCGATTCGGGCTGCGGCTGGCCCAGCTATTTCGAGGCGCTCGATCCGGCCAACGTGACGGAGATCGTCGACCGCACGCATGGCATGGTGCGCACCGAAATCGTGTGCGCCGTCTGCGACGCCCACCTGGGCCATGTGTTCCCGGACGGCCCGCCGCCGACGGGTCTGCGCTATTGCATCAATTCCGCCTCGCTGCGCTTCGATCCGCAGCCGTGA
- a CDS encoding septation protein A: MKFLFDLFPLIAFFAAFKLGGMYETATHDFVQQYLSGIVSGGVIQPEQAPWVLATLVGIIATACQVSYLLLRGRKVDGMLWLSLFIFVVFGGASIYLHDDFFLKWKPTLIYWLSGLALLIAHVGFKKNLIRKTMEAQVQLPDAVWNQLLAAWIIFFGAIGALNLFVAFVLYKGDMAAWVSFKAFGATGIFFAFIVAQTLFLSKHIKEDA; encoded by the coding sequence ATGAAATTTCTCTTCGACCTCTTCCCGCTGATCGCCTTCTTTGCCGCCTTCAAACTCGGCGGCATGTATGAAACGGCGACGCACGACTTCGTGCAGCAGTATTTGTCCGGCATCGTTTCCGGCGGCGTGATCCAGCCCGAACAGGCGCCATGGGTACTGGCGACCCTGGTCGGCATTATCGCCACCGCCTGCCAGGTCAGCTACCTGCTGCTGCGCGGCCGCAAGGTCGACGGCATGCTGTGGCTGTCGCTGTTCATCTTCGTGGTGTTCGGCGGCGCCAGCATCTATCTGCATGACGATTTCTTCCTGAAATGGAAGCCGACCCTGATCTACTGGCTGTCCGGCCTGGCCCTCCTGATCGCCCATGTGGGCTTCAAGAAAAACCTGATCCGCAAGACCATGGAAGCGCAGGTGCAACTGCCCGACGCCGTGTGGAACCAGCTGCTGGCGGCCTGGATCATCTTTTTTGGCGCCATCGGCGCACTCAATCTGTTCGTCGCCTTCGTGCTGTACAAGGGCGACATGGCGGCCTGGGTCAGCTTCAAGGCGTTTGGCGCCACCGGCATTTTCTTTGCCTTTATCGTCGCGCAAACCCTGTTCCTGTCCAAACATATCAAGGAAGACGCATGA
- a CDS encoding BolA family protein, whose translation MSTELNTSPATRMERIRARLEAALSPVECVLEDDSASHRGHAGAASGGGHYNVRIISSKFEGLRLVMRHRLVYDSVHDMMHNEIHALAIVALAPSEA comes from the coding sequence ATGAGTACCGAACTGAACACCTCGCCAGCGACGCGCATGGAGCGCATCCGCGCGCGCCTGGAAGCGGCGCTTTCCCCTGTGGAATGCGTGCTGGAAGACGACTCGGCCAGCCACCGCGGCCATGCCGGCGCCGCCTCGGGCGGAGGCCATTACAATGTGCGCATCATTTCCAGCAAATTTGAAGGGCTCAGGCTCGTCATGCGCCATCGTCTGGTGTATGATTCCGTGCACGATATGATGCATAATGAGATACATGCATTGGCTATTGTCGCATTGGCGCCTTCAGAAGCATGA
- a CDS encoding peptidyl-prolyl cis-trans isomerase, which produces MTFKPARLLIALLAVAAVPVFAQNVAVVNGKAIPSSRVDAVVKQVVAQGQQPDSPQLREAIKKDLIGREVLMQEAESKGFGKDAAVKLQIENARQAIVINALVGDYLKKNPVSDADIKAEYDRFVAQTGDKEYHVRHILVGTEAEAKDVIAKLKGGAKFEDLAKQSKDAGSADNGGDLDWAAPSSFPKVFSDAFVKLQKGQVTETPVQTPNGFHVIKLDDTRPAKLPTLEEVKPQISEALQQKKLQAYQEDMIKKAKVQ; this is translated from the coding sequence ATGACTTTTAAGCCAGCCCGCTTGCTGATCGCACTACTCGCCGTAGCCGCTGTACCTGTTTTTGCGCAAAATGTTGCCGTTGTAAATGGCAAGGCTATCCCATCGTCGCGCGTTGATGCAGTCGTCAAGCAAGTCGTCGCCCAAGGCCAGCAGCCGGATTCGCCGCAACTGCGCGAAGCGATCAAAAAAGACCTGATCGGCCGTGAAGTGCTGATGCAGGAAGCGGAAAGCAAGGGTTTCGGTAAAGATGCAGCGGTCAAACTGCAGATTGAAAACGCACGCCAGGCCATCGTCATCAATGCCCTGGTCGGCGACTACCTGAAGAAGAATCCGGTCAGCGACGCCGACATCAAGGCCGAATACGATCGTTTCGTGGCCCAGACCGGCGACAAGGAATACCATGTACGCCACATCCTGGTGGGCACGGAAGCCGAAGCGAAAGACGTGATCGCCAAGCTCAAGGGCGGCGCCAAGTTCGAAGACCTGGCCAAGCAATCGAAAGATGCCGGCTCGGCCGACAATGGCGGCGACCTGGACTGGGCAGCGCCTTCGTCCTTCCCGAAAGTGTTCTCGGACGCCTTCGTGAAACTGCAAAAAGGCCAGGTCACGGAAACCCCGGTGCAAACGCCTAACGGTTTCCACGTGATCAAGCTGGACGACACCCGCCCGGCAAAACTGCCGACGCTGGAAGAAGTCAAGCCACAGATCTCCGAAGCGCTGCAGCAGAAAAAACTGCAGGCGTACCAGGAAGACATGATCAAAAAAGCGAAAGTTCAATAA
- a CDS encoding peptidyl-prolyl cis-trans isomerase — translation MILKPARLILALVAVTAAPAFAQNVATVNGKAIPASRVDQVVKQVVAQGKQADSPQLREAIKKDLIGREVLIQEADKQGYGTRPEVKAQLDNARQSIIINALLADYVKKNPVKDAEIKAEYDKFKAQAGDKEYHARHILVATEAEAKDIIAKLKGGAKFEELAKVSKDGSAANGGDLDWASPTSYVKPFADAMVALKPGQVTQTPVQSQFGFHVIKLEETRPTKLPALEEVKGQVAESLQQKKLAAYRDELMKKAKVQ, via the coding sequence ATGATTTTGAAGCCAGCCCGCCTGATTCTTGCCTTGGTCGCCGTCACCGCCGCGCCAGCTTTCGCGCAAAACGTCGCCACCGTCAATGGCAAGGCCATTCCGGCGTCGCGCGTCGACCAGGTCGTCAAGCAAGTCGTCGCCCAAGGCAAGCAAGCGGATTCGCCGCAACTGCGCGAAGCCATCAAGAAAGACCTGATCGGCCGCGAAGTGCTGATCCAGGAAGCCGACAAGCAAGGCTATGGCACCCGTCCCGAAGTCAAGGCCCAGCTCGACAACGCGCGCCAGAGCATCATCATCAATGCGCTGCTGGCCGACTATGTCAAGAAAAACCCGGTCAAGGACGCTGAAATCAAGGCCGAGTACGACAAGTTCAAGGCGCAAGCCGGCGACAAGGAATACCATGCACGCCACATCCTGGTAGCGACCGAAGCCGAAGCGAAAGACATTATCGCCAAGCTCAAGGGCGGCGCCAAGTTCGAAGAACTGGCCAAGGTTTCGAAAGACGGCTCCGCAGCCAATGGCGGCGACCTGGACTGGGCCAGCCCGACCTCGTACGTCAAGCCATTCGCCGATGCGATGGTGGCCCTGAAACCAGGCCAGGTCACGCAAACGCCGGTGCAATCGCAATTCGGCTTCCACGTGATCAAGCTGGAAGAAACCCGTCCGACCAAGCTGCCGGCACTGGAAGAAGTCAAGGGCCAAGTGGCCGAGTCGCTGCAACAGAAGAAACTCGCCGCTTACCGCGATGAACTGATGAAAAAAGCCAAGGTACAATAA
- a CDS encoding nuclear transport factor 2 family protein yields the protein MNTPTDVVQAQLDAYNAHDVAALVAIYADNVQQFQHPDVLLAEGSAQIAARFTARFAASRPQARLLNRIACGKLVIDHEVITSVTDQGTMEQELVATYEVVDGRIARAWFSFA from the coding sequence ATGAACACACCTACCGACGTCGTGCAAGCCCAGCTCGACGCCTACAACGCCCACGATGTCGCCGCGCTGGTCGCCATCTATGCCGACAACGTCCAGCAGTTCCAGCATCCGGACGTCCTGCTGGCCGAAGGCAGCGCGCAGATCGCCGCACGCTTTACAGCCCGCTTTGCCGCCAGCCGCCCGCAGGCGCGCCTGTTGAACCGCATCGCCTGCGGCAAACTGGTGATCGACCATGAAGTCATCACCAGCGTCACCGACCAGGGCACGATGGAACAGGAACTGGTGGCGACATATGAGGTGGTCGATGGCCGCATCGCGCGAGCATGGTTCAGTTTTGCGTGA
- a CDS encoding excinuclease ABC subunit UvrA, with protein sequence MSRSISPSAPLPGHVSVRGAREHNLKNVDVDIPRDALVVFTGVSGSGKSSLAFGTLYAEAQRRYLESVSPYARRLFHQMAVPEVDSIDGLPPAVALQQQRGAPTTRSSVGSVTTVSNLLRMLYSRAGDYPKDQPLLYAESFSPNTPEGACPQCHGLGRVYEVTEASMVPDDTLTIRERAIAAWPTAWHGQNLRDILTTLGHDVDTPWRELPQTLRDWILFTDEQPEVPVYAGLTPKETRAALKAKMPPSYMGTFTGVRKYVLQTFANSPSAQMKKRVAQFMLGADCPVCDGKRLRRESLSVQFAGLDIAEMSRLSLAKLAALFAPYVTGKAKIRDSRAHPEKAIVTQRIAQDLAGRLEVLLDLGLGYLSLDRGTPTLSPGELQRLRLATQVRSNLFGVVYVLDEPSAGLHPADTEALLRALARLKASGNSLFVVEHDLDVVRQADWLVDVGPQAGEHGGQILYSGPPAGLRDVKQSQTRRYLFEEGKPQQRTPRTPAAWLGVEGVTRNNLHSLDAQFPLGVLCSVSGVSGSGKSTLVSQALVELVSSQLGQAVVAETDDDSPLAPASMPTGGRITAGLEHVRRLVTVDQKPIGRTPRSNLATYTGLFDHVRKLFAATPAAKKRHFDAGRFSFNVSKGRCATCEGEGQVMVELLFLPSVYAPCPVCHGARYNAETLQVAYREQNIAQVLRLTVDDALAFFQGEAALERPLSVLQEVGLGYLRLGQSATELSGGEAQRVKLATELQRAQRGDTLYILDEPTTGLHPADIDRLVAQLDTLVAAGNTVIAVEHDMRMLAASDWVIDIGPGAGENGGLVVASGPPAAVANTRGSRTAPYLHKALA encoded by the coding sequence ATGTCCCGATCGATTTCACCATCCGCACCCCTGCCCGGCCATGTCAGCGTACGCGGCGCGCGCGAGCACAACCTGAAAAATGTCGACGTCGATATCCCGCGCGATGCGCTGGTGGTGTTTACCGGCGTGTCCGGCTCCGGCAAGTCCTCGCTGGCGTTCGGCACGCTGTATGCCGAAGCGCAGCGGCGCTACCTGGAGTCCGTTTCGCCGTACGCGCGCCGGCTGTTTCACCAGATGGCGGTGCCGGAAGTGGACAGCATCGACGGCCTGCCGCCGGCCGTGGCCCTGCAGCAGCAGCGCGGCGCCCCCACCACGCGCTCGTCGGTGGGCAGCGTCACCACCGTCTCGAACCTGCTGCGCATGCTCTATTCGCGCGCCGGCGATTATCCCAAGGACCAGCCGCTGCTGTACGCGGAATCGTTTTCGCCCAATACCCCCGAGGGCGCCTGCCCGCAATGCCATGGCTTGGGCCGCGTGTATGAAGTCACCGAAGCGTCGATGGTGCCGGACGACACCCTCACCATCCGCGAACGGGCGATCGCCGCCTGGCCCACCGCCTGGCATGGCCAGAACCTGCGCGACATATTGACCACCCTGGGCCATGACGTCGATACGCCGTGGCGCGAACTGCCGCAAACGCTGCGCGACTGGATCTTGTTTACCGACGAGCAGCCGGAAGTACCCGTCTATGCGGGCTTGACGCCGAAGGAAACCAGGGCCGCCCTGAAGGCCAAGATGCCGCCCAGCTACATGGGCACCTTTACGGGCGTGCGCAAATACGTGCTGCAGACCTTTGCCAACAGCCCCAGCGCGCAGATGAAAAAGCGCGTGGCGCAGTTCATGCTGGGCGCCGACTGCCCCGTGTGCGACGGCAAGCGCCTGCGCCGGGAATCGCTGTCGGTACAGTTTGCCGGCCTCGATATCGCCGAGATGTCGCGCCTGAGCCTGGCCAAGCTGGCGGCGCTGTTCGCGCCCTATGTGACGGGCAAGGCAAAGATACGCGACAGCCGCGCCCATCCCGAAAAAGCCATCGTCACCCAGCGCATCGCGCAGGACCTGGCGGGCCGCCTGGAGGTGCTGCTGGACCTGGGTCTCGGTTATTTGAGCCTGGACCGCGGCACGCCCACCCTGTCGCCCGGCGAATTGCAGCGCCTGCGCCTGGCCACCCAGGTGCGCTCGAACTTGTTCGGCGTGGTGTATGTGCTGGACGAACCGTCGGCGGGCCTGCACCCGGCCGATACCGAAGCGCTGCTGCGCGCGCTGGCGCGCCTGAAGGCCTCGGGCAATTCCCTGTTCGTGGTCGAGCATGACCTGGACGTGGTCAGGCAGGCCGACTGGCTGGTCGACGTGGGGCCGCAGGCGGGCGAGCACGGCGGCCAGATCCTCTACAGCGGTCCGCCGGCAGGCTTGCGTGACGTCAAGCAATCGCAGACGCGGCGCTATCTGTTTGAGGAAGGCAAGCCGCAGCAGCGCACCCCGCGCACGCCCGCCGCCTGGCTCGGCGTGGAAGGCGTGACGCGCAACAACCTGCACAGCCTCGATGCGCAGTTTCCGCTGGGCGTGCTGTGCAGCGTGTCGGGCGTTTCCGGTTCGGGGAAATCAACCCTGGTCAGCCAGGCGCTGGTGGAACTGGTATCGAGCCAGCTGGGCCAGGCGGTGGTGGCGGAAACAGACGACGACTCGCCACTGGCACCGGCCAGCATGCCCACCGGCGGGCGCATCACGGCTGGCCTGGAACATGTGCGCCGGCTGGTGACGGTCGACCAGAAACCGATCGGCCGCACGCCCCGCTCGAACCTGGCCACGTACACCGGGTTGTTCGACCATGTACGCAAGCTGTTTGCGGCCACGCCGGCGGCAAAGAAACGGCATTTCGACGCGGGCCGTTTTTCGTTTAACGTCAGCAAGGGCCGCTGTGCCACCTGCGAAGGCGAAGGGCAGGTGATGGTTGAGCTGCTGTTCCTGCCCAGCGTATATGCACCCTGCCCCGTCTGCCATGGCGCGCGCTACAACGCGGAGACATTGCAAGTCGCGTACCGGGAGCAGAATATCGCCCAGGTGCTGCGGTTGACGGTCGACGATGCGCTGGCGTTTTTCCAGGGCGAAGCGGCCTTGGAGCGGCCTTTGTCCGTGTTGCAGGAGGTGGGACTCGGCTATTTGCGGCTGGGCCAGTCGGCCACGGAATTGTCGGGTGGCGAAGCGCAGCGGGTGAAACTGGCAACCGAGCTGCAGCGCGCGCAGCGCGGCGACACGCTCTATATTCTGGACGAGCCGACCACCGGCCTGCACCCGGCGGATATCGATCGCCTGGTGGCCCAGCTCGACACCCTGGTGGCGGCCGGCAATACGGTGATTGCCGTCGAACACGATATGCGGATGCTGGCGGCCAGCGACTGGGTGATCGATATCGGCCCGGGCGCCGGCGAAAACGGCGGCCTGGTGGTGGCCAGCGGGCCGCCAGCGGCGGTGGCGAACACCAGGGGTAGCCGCACGGCGCCGTATCTGCATAAAGCCCTCGCTTGA
- a CDS encoding neutral zinc metallopeptidase produces MKWEGNRESDNVEDRRGEGGGGGGGGFGFGGRSIGIGTIVIALVGGWVLGVNPMTILSMLSGGGGQVTTQQSQAPAQQPPVDDEMARFVKTVLADTEDTWTTLFKAEGGSYVRPKLVLFSGSTPTACGTGQSATGPFYCPGDQKVYLDLDFFQLMQQRFKVSGEFAQAYVIAHEVGHHVQNLLGLSEKVDNARRTATERQANAMSVRLELQADCFAGVWAYHANAERKILEQGDVEAALKAATAIGDDALQRQAQGHVVPDSFTHGTSEQRVRWFTKGIESGRISQCNTFEAKQL; encoded by the coding sequence ATGAAATGGGAAGGCAACCGCGAAAGCGACAATGTGGAGGATCGCCGTGGCGAAGGGGGTGGTGGCGGTGGCGGCGGCTTTGGTTTCGGCGGGCGCTCGATCGGCATCGGCACCATCGTCATCGCGCTGGTCGGCGGCTGGGTACTGGGCGTCAATCCGATGACCATCCTCAGCATGCTCAGTGGCGGCGGCGGCCAGGTCACTACCCAGCAAAGCCAGGCGCCGGCACAACAGCCGCCGGTGGACGACGAGATGGCGCGTTTCGTGAAAACCGTGCTGGCCGATACGGAAGACACCTGGACCACCCTGTTCAAGGCCGAAGGCGGCAGCTATGTGCGGCCCAAGCTGGTGCTGTTTTCAGGCAGCACGCCGACCGCCTGCGGTACCGGCCAGAGCGCTACCGGCCCCTTCTATTGCCCCGGCGACCAGAAGGTTTATCTGGACCTGGACTTCTTCCAGCTGATGCAGCAGCGCTTCAAGGTGTCCGGCGAATTTGCCCAGGCGTATGTGATCGCGCATGAGGTGGGCCACCACGTGCAGAACCTGCTGGGCCTGTCGGAAAAAGTCGACAATGCGCGCCGCACCGCCACCGAGCGCCAGGCCAACGCCATGTCGGTGCGCCTGGAACTGCAGGCCGACTGCTTTGCCGGCGTATGGGCCTATCATGCGAATGCCGAGCGCAAGATCCTGGAACAGGGCGACGTGGAAGCGGCCCTGAAGGCGGCCACGGCGATCGGCGACGACGCGCTGCAACGCCAGGCGCAAGGCCATGTGGTGCCGGACTCGTTTACCCACGGCACCTCGGAACAGCGCGTGCGCTGGTTTACCAAAGGCATCGAGTCGGGCCGGATTTCACAGTGCAACACGTTTGAAGCGAAGCAGCTGTAA
- a CDS encoding TIGR03118 family protein — MTLFSCGGRHHHQPPVIPAYASTSLVSDAAAIPAAHTDPNLLNAWGLAFNPRGFVWVAANHAAKSTLYDGNGVPQSLVVATPDGPTGIVFNGTQDFKISQNGITAASPFIFAGENGAISAWSPSVSPVTALVAYDGSAGGSVYKGLTIGSYAGANYLYAADFHNSRVDVFNATFAKVTLAGSFSDPGMPAGYAPFGIQAIGERLYVSYARREASGDDEEAGAGKGYINVYDLGGTLVRRLVSGGALNAPWGMARAPAGFGDASGKLLVANFGDGKINVYDPATGATVGTLGQADGTVLVVDGLWGIAFGNGLNSQPLTTLFYTAGPGDEAHGQYGRIDLK; from the coding sequence GTGACCCTGTTTTCCTGCGGCGGCCGCCATCATCACCAGCCGCCCGTCATCCCTGCTTATGCCAGCACCAGCCTGGTCTCCGATGCGGCCGCCATTCCTGCCGCGCATACCGACCCGAATCTGCTCAATGCCTGGGGACTGGCCTTCAATCCCAGGGGCTTCGTGTGGGTGGCGGCCAACCATGCGGCAAAATCCACCCTGTATGACGGCAACGGCGTGCCGCAATCACTGGTGGTCGCCACGCCAGACGGGCCGACCGGCATCGTGTTCAACGGCACGCAGGATTTCAAGATCAGCCAGAATGGGATCACTGCGGCCAGTCCCTTTATCTTTGCCGGTGAAAACGGCGCCATTTCAGCCTGGTCGCCCTCGGTCAGTCCGGTGACCGCGCTGGTGGCGTACGATGGCAGCGCCGGCGGCAGTGTCTACAAGGGCCTGACGATCGGCAGCTACGCGGGCGCCAACTATCTGTACGCGGCCGATTTCCACAATAGCCGCGTCGACGTTTTCAACGCCACGTTTGCCAAGGTTACCCTGGCGGGCTCGTTCAGCGACCCCGGCATGCCGGCCGGCTATGCGCCGTTCGGCATCCAGGCCATCGGCGAGCGCCTGTATGTGTCGTATGCCCGGCGGGAGGCTTCCGGCGACGACGAAGAGGCGGGTGCCGGAAAAGGCTACATCAATGTATATGATCTCGGCGGCACGCTCGTCAGGCGGCTGGTCAGCGGCGGCGCGCTGAATGCGCCATGGGGCATGGCGCGGGCGCCGGCCGGCTTCGGCGATGCCAGCGGCAAACTGCTGGTCGCCAACTTTGGCGATGGCAAGATCAATGTCTATGATCCCGCCACCGGCGCCACGGTCGGCACGTTGGGCCAGGCGGACGGCACGGTGCTGGTGGTCGATGGCTTGTGGGGAATCGCCTTCGGTAACGGCCTGAACAGCCAGCCGCTCACCACGCTGTTCTATACGGCGGGACCCGGCGATGAAGCGCATGGGCAGTACGGACGCATCGACCTGAAATAA
- a CDS encoding transporter substrate-binding domain-containing protein: MNGAGQRRWRRLLLGLALWPVLFAPMQAQARELLAVGAQFERVFEYQSSGEYQGLGAELVRILAARTGNTVRFRMVPWARAQAMLAQGQADILIGPYKAPERFSSMAFSEKPFYQDQIVFYTRQDAGFSWDGNYATLKNRRLVMLNGWAYGFELERARPGLQVSVANNVENGLKMLVHNHVDLFVTNRRNTEPVVTRLSMERQVRILPRVLETQNGYFAFPRSPEFDRLRLQFDQEFNVLIDSGELKRLGRRFDVTVP; encoded by the coding sequence ATGAACGGGGCAGGGCAGCGCCGCTGGCGCCGGCTCCTGCTCGGACTGGCCCTGTGGCCGGTCCTGTTCGCGCCAATGCAGGCGCAAGCACGTGAACTGCTGGCCGTGGGCGCGCAGTTCGAACGCGTGTTCGAATACCAGAGCAGTGGCGAATACCAGGGGCTGGGCGCCGAACTGGTGCGCATCCTGGCGGCGCGCACCGGCAATACGGTGCGCTTTCGCATGGTGCCGTGGGCGCGTGCGCAAGCCATGCTGGCCCAGGGCCAGGCCGACATCCTGATCGGTCCCTACAAGGCGCCCGAGCGGTTTTCCAGCATGGCCTTTTCCGAGAAGCCCTTTTACCAGGACCAGATCGTCTTTTATACGCGCCAGGACGCCGGCTTCAGCTGGGACGGCAACTATGCGACCTTGAAAAACCGCCGCCTCGTGATGCTCAATGGATGGGCCTATGGCTTTGAGCTGGAACGGGCGCGGCCCGGCTTGCAGGTCAGCGTCGCCAATAACGTGGAAAATGGCTTGAAGATGCTGGTGCACAACCACGTCGACCTGTTTGTCACCAACCGGCGCAACACCGAACCCGTGGTGACCCGCCTGAGCATGGAGCGGCAGGTCAGGATACTGCCGCGCGTGCTGGAAACGCAGAACGGCTACTTTGCCTTTCCCCGCTCGCCCGAATTCGACCGCCTGCGCCTGCAGTTCGACCAGGAATTCAATGTCCTGATCGACAGCGGTGAACTGAAGCGCCTCGGCAGGCGCTTCGACGTCACCGTCCCCTGA
- the nadC gene encoding carboxylating nicotinate-nucleotide diphosphorylase, giving the protein MSTLVNVFAPFDAALARAFEANLLAALLEDVGQCDLTGELVPPDEIVTARVIVREAAVLCGAPWFEGVMNSLDRGIRIDWHYAEGDLMAADSVVCTIEAPARALLTAERSALNFLQLLSAVATVTRQYVDVIAGTKAAILDTRKTLPGLRLAQKYAVRVGGGQNQRLALYDGILIKENHIAAAGGIRQALDNARTLDAGVPVQIEVETLAQLQEALDAGAVSVLLDNFSNDMMREAVAVTNGRALLEASGGINFDTVRAIAETGVDRISIGSLTKDVRATDYSLRIVG; this is encoded by the coding sequence ATGAGTACTCTCGTCAATGTTTTTGCCCCGTTTGACGCCGCCCTGGCGCGCGCCTTTGAAGCCAATTTGCTGGCCGCCTTGCTGGAAGACGTGGGCCAGTGCGACCTGACGGGTGAACTGGTGCCGCCCGACGAGATCGTCACGGCACGCGTGATCGTGCGCGAAGCGGCCGTGCTGTGCGGTGCACCATGGTTCGAAGGCGTCATGAACAGCCTCGACCGCGGCATCCGGATCGACTGGCATTACGCCGAAGGCGACCTGATGGCGGCCGACAGCGTGGTCTGCACCATCGAGGCGCCGGCGCGCGCCCTGCTGACGGCCGAACGCAGCGCGCTGAACTTCCTGCAACTGCTGTCGGCCGTGGCGACGGTCACGCGCCAGTACGTGGACGTGATCGCCGGCACTAAAGCCGCCATCCTGGACACGCGCAAGACCTTGCCGGGCCTGCGCCTGGCGCAAAAATACGCGGTGCGCGTGGGTGGCGGCCAGAACCAGCGTCTGGCCCTGTACGACGGCATCCTGATCAAGGAAAACCATATCGCGGCCGCCGGCGGCATACGCCAGGCGCTGGACAATGCGCGCACGCTGGACGCCGGCGTGCCGGTACAGATCGAAGTCGAAACCCTGGCCCAGTTGCAGGAAGCGCTGGACGCCGGCGCCGTGTCGGTACTGCTGGATAACTTCAGCAACGACATGATGCGCGAGGCGGTGGCCGTCACCAACGGCCGCGCGCTGCTCGAAGCGTCGGGCGGCATCAACTTCGACACCGTGCGCGCGATCGCCGAAACCGGCGTGGACCGCATTTCGATCGGCAGCCTGACCAAGGATGTACGGGCCACCGATTACTCCTTGCGCATCGTCGGCTGA
- the nadA gene encoding quinolinate synthase NadA, whose protein sequence is MQTLAIKSVEYEHPQDGASCTAHAWARTPATPSPSEKTELIARIKRLLVEREAVLVAHYYVDADLQDLAEATGGCVSDSLEMARFGRDHPAQTLVVAGVRFMGETAKILSPEKTVLMPDLDATCSLDLGCPVDEFTAFCDQHPDRTVVVYANTSAAVKARADWMVTSSIGLDIVAHLHAQGKKILWAPDKHLGSYIQKETGADMLLWQGSCLVHDEFKGIELDLLKEEYPQAKVLVHPESPANVVALADMVGSTSQMIAAAQTMDSDTFIVATDNGILHKMRAAAPGKRFIEAPTAGNSATCKSCAHCPWMAMNGLRNLAETLENMQNEIHVDPAIGQLAVRSIKRMLDFAAAKKAGVQPGSDLAKEAQLFQGIGPA, encoded by the coding sequence ATGCAAACTCTAGCCATCAAATCCGTCGAGTACGAACATCCGCAAGACGGCGCCAGCTGTACCGCCCACGCCTGGGCGCGTACGCCAGCCACGCCTTCCCCCTCCGAAAAAACCGAACTGATCGCGCGCATCAAGCGCCTGCTGGTCGAGCGCGAAGCCGTGCTGGTCGCGCACTATTATGTCGACGCCGACCTGCAGGACCTGGCCGAAGCGACCGGCGGCTGCGTCTCCGATTCGCTGGAAATGGCGCGCTTCGGGCGCGACCATCCGGCCCAGACCCTGGTGGTGGCCGGCGTGCGCTTCATGGGCGAAACGGCGAAGATCCTCAGCCCGGAAAAAACCGTGCTGATGCCCGACCTGGACGCCACCTGCTCGCTCGACCTCGGTTGCCCGGTTGATGAATTCACCGCGTTTTGCGACCAGCATCCCGACCGCACGGTGGTGGTGTATGCCAACACCAGCGCGGCCGTGAAAGCGCGCGCCGACTGGATGGTGACGTCCTCTATCGGCCTCGACATCGTCGCCCACCTGCATGCGCAGGGCAAGAAAATCCTGTGGGCGCCCGACAAGCACCTGGGTTCATATATCCAGAAAGAAACCGGCGCCGACATGCTGCTGTGGCAGGGCTCCTGCCTGGTGCACGACGAATTCAAGGGCATCGAACTCGACTTGTTGAAGGAAGAGTATCCGCAGGCCAAGGTGCTGGTACATCCGGAGTCGCCGGCCAATGTGGTGGCGCTGGCCGACATGGTGGGCTCGACCTCGCAAATGATTGCCGCCGCGCAGACCATGGACAGCGACACCTTTATTGTCGCCACCGACAACGGGATTTTGCACAAGATGCGCGCCGCCGCGCCTGGCAAGCGCTTTATCGAAGCGCCCACGGCCGGCAACAGCGCCACCTGCAAGAGTTGCGCGCATTGCCCGTGGATGGCGATGAACGGCCTGCGCAACCTGGCCGAGACCTTGGAAAACATGCAGAACGAAATTCATGTCGACCCGGCAATAGGTCAATTGGCGGTGCGCTCGATCAAGCGCATGCTCGACTTTGCCGCCGCCAAAAAGGCCGGCGTCCAGCCAGGTTCCGACCTGGCCAAGGAAGCTCAACTGTTTCAAGGAATTGGTCCCGCATGA